The genomic segment GGCGTACCGTGGGACGGTAGGGTCGTCCCGGAAAGCCGTAGCGAACCCGAGCCGGACGTAGAAATCAATGGAGGCCGTCACGTCGCGCGCCATCAGGACCGGGTGAACCGCCGTAATGTCTGCGGGCATAATCCTCGCCTCAGGTTTCGCCTCCGCCGCCGAACGAATCCGCTCACCGGCCCGGCCGCGACGCCAGTGTGCGACGACTGGGGTCCGAGAGCAACGGGAAACACGCTACGTGGCCGGGTCCGGCGCCGCGCCTGGGGCGGCCCGGCCTGGCTCGGCAGCCCGTTGCCGCTCTTTCGCAACGAATTCTGGGTGATACAGCACCGACACAATGTTCTCCCCGAACCGCTCGTGGAACACACTGCCCGCAATGAAATCAGGCCGGCGGCTCATGGCCTCGAACTCCACCGGCTCGAACTCGCCCAGGAATTGCCAGCATTTGCTCGGATGCCGCCGGACCTCGCCCCAAAACGCCCGGCCCCGGCTGACCACCCACGCCGCGAAGTCGTCCGCGTGATCCTCCGAGCAGTCGCGGGCGCCAATGACGAAATCTGCCCGGTAGATCGGGTTAACCTTACCTCGCGCCCGGTCGTACTGGCGACGGAAGGCGAGAAGCCGCTGCAACGGCATCGCTCTGAAACGCGATGCCATCACATCCGCATCGGTGCCGAGTGATTCTACCAACGGCCAGAACCACGCGGCCAAGCGAGGAGTGCTCATCCGCTGCACCCTTCTGTGGCCGGACTCAGAATTCGGTTGCGCGCCGATCGCAAATCGGACCCGTGTTGACTCCTCCCGTGGCGCCCGCCAACACGGGTGTTGGCGGGCGCGCCGATTCGGAACGCCGCTCGCCCATCATTCTTGAATCGGCACGGTTTACGCCGGCCCCCATCTTGCGGCCGAGGGGAACGCGCGCCCCAACCGCAGGATGAGCGATACGGTCTGGAGACAGCACCTTCAACCGCGGTCCGGTACAGTAGAAGGTTCGGCCTGGCGGTTGCCCATCGCCGGGCACCGAATCGAGAACCCAGCGACCGCGGGGACCGTGGCCGCGGCTCGCCCGCCCCGCCACACCCGGGGCTATTTGTTCGTGGGGAACACCAGCCCCAGCCCGCTGAGGTTCACCCGGTTCTTGCGGCCGACGATCCCCGTGACCGGGGTGCCGTCGCCGCCGAGCGTCGGGTGGCTGTTCCCGCCCGGCCCGCCCAGCTTCGCGCTCGTGTAGGCGTCGTCCGGGTTGAGTCGCGCCCCCTGTACCCGCATGAACGTCACGGTAAAGGCGTCGAGACCGGTCCCCGCCCTCACGTTGAGCGCCCCCACCGCGTAGTCCGGCCTCGCCAGGACGCGGACCCCGCGGCCCGTCTCGCGGCCGTGGAGCTGGCCCGACGCCTCCTCGCCCGCCGTTCGGTAGATCGGCCGGACCCCGTGGATGACGTCGTAATTCGACCACGTGCCGTACCACACGTCGAACCCGACGAGCAGGCCACCGGGGGGCGCCTCGTCGCGGAACGTGGGGTCGCTGTTGGCGCCGTAAATGGTCTCCCGCGCCGGCAACTTCGGCCCGGGGGCGCTCGCCGCCGGGTCCCACCCCTCCTGGCCCTTGAAGAGCAGCCCGAGGGCCGTGGTCTTGGGGCCGACGATCTTGCCGACGATCCCCACCACCGGCACGCCGGCGCCCGTCACCCGGATCACGGTGCCCGGGCCGTTGAACCCGCCCCACTCGCCCTCGTAGCTGTCGCCCGGGTCGAGCCCGCCGTCCGGCGTCACCCGCATGTACGTGAGCGCGAACCCGTTGCACCACAGCCCGGCCTTGCCCGAGATCCCGCCCACGGCGTACCCGTCCCGCGCCCTCATGGTCACCGCCCCGGACAGGTCCGCGCCGAACTGCGGGCCGAACTCCTCCCGCCCGTTCACCCGGTAGATCGGGCGGACCGCCCGGACGATGTCGCGGTCGCCGAACGGCTCGAACCGGGCCACCAGCCCGACCAGGAGCGCCCCCGGCGGCCCGATCGTCTTGAACTTCGGGTCGGGGGGGATCGAGCCCAGGATCGTCGGCTCCTTGTCCCGGCGGCCGCCCGCGGGCGGTACCGCGTCGGGTGCGATCGCCCGGTCCGGGTCCGGCGCCAGCGGGCGCCCGGCGCCACCGGGCGCCGGACCCGCCCAGCGGTTGTCGGGACGGTCCGTGCGGTCGCCCGCGGCCGGCGGCACCGGGTCCGGCGCCTTCGGCCGCCCGGCCACGACCAGCGCCACGGCCACGAGGACGGCACCCAGCACCACGGCCCCCACCCCGATGAGCGGCACGCCGCCGGCCTCCTTCCCCGCGCCCGCTTCCGCCGCGGCCAGTCGGGGCTTTCGTCCTCGCTCTCGGCCGCCCGCCGCCCCGCCCACACGGGGCGGCGCGTCTCGATCTCCTCGACGCGGTCCCCCGTTCTGCGCCGCCGCCGCGGCCGGTCGGGGCGTTTCGCCTCGGGCTCCTCTTCGCTCTCCGCTTCCTGCGGCTCCTTCCAGACGACGCCGGACGAAATGACCGTGTGCAGCGGGCCGGACGCCGGCTCCTCCGGCTCCTGCCGCTCCTGCCCCTCCTGCTCCGGCGGCTCCGCGGGCCGCGCCCGCGGCGTGATGGCGACGACGGGCATCGACCGGAGCACGTTCGGCCCGCCCGCCGGCACGGCGGCGGGGCCGGCCCGCTGCGAGGCGGCCGACAGGGCGCGGGTCAGCCACGGGTCGGTGCCGGACTGCGAGCCGGAGGGCGGCCGCGCCGCCGGACGCGCCGGCCGGCACGGCCGAGGACAGGCTCGTGGGCTGGTCCAGGATCTCTTGCAGGCGCGCGGCGACGGCCGCCGCGGTCTGCGGGCGCCCCGCCGGGTCCTTCGCGAGCAGCTCGTGGACGAGGTCCGCCAGTGGCGCGGGGACCCGGGGGTTCAGCGCGGGGACGGGCACCGGGTCCTCGGTGCCCAGCGCCATCAGCACGGCCACCACGCCCGCCCCCCGGAAGGGGAGCTGGCCCGTGCAGAGCCAGTAGAGGACCGAGCCCAGCGAGAACAGGTCGGTGCGGTGGTCCACCCGCTCGCCGAGCGCCTGCTCCGGCGACATGAACGCCGGGGTGCCGATCACCGCGCCGCTCTTGGTGAGGTCGTTGTCCGCGCCGTCGGGCCGGGCCAGGCCGAAGTCGAGCACCTTCACCCGGCCGTGGGGCGCCTCCAGCCACAGGTTGGCGGGCTTGATGTCGCGGTGGACGACGCCGAGGCGGTGCGCCGCGGTCAGCCCCAGGGCCGCCTCCCGCGCGATCCGCACGGCGTGCCGCAGCGAGGGGGGGGCCTTCGTGGCGAGGAACGCGTCCAGCGGGTACCCCTGGAGCAGTTGCATGGCGATGTACGGGACCCCGTTCCGCTCGTCGGCCTCGTACACCGTCACGACGTGGTCGTGGTCGATCCGGGCGGCGAGCCGCGCCTCGCGGAGGAACCGCCCCCGCGCCTCCGCACTGGCGGCGAGGTCCGGCAGCATCACCTTCAGCGCGAGCCACCGGTCCAGGCGCGTGTCCACCGCCTGGAAGACGGCGCCCATGCCGCCCCGGCCCAGTTCCCGCACGACGCGGTACGGGCCGAGCGTCCCCACCTCGCCCGCCGCCGCGGGCGGGCCGAAGTCGAGCGGGGCGCCCGGCGGGGAATCGGGGCGGGTCGCGTCGAGGTGGCCCGGGGCCGAGATCAGCAGGCTCCCCGGCCGCGTGTCGATGATCAGCGACGGGTCGTCCGAACCAGGCATGAGCGGCTCCGTAGGTCCCCCCAGAGTTTACCAGTCGGGCGGCCGCGGCGAAAGGTCCGACCGGCTGCGAACCGAACGGGCACACCCGCCGCTCGTCGGCGCCCGCGCCCCGCTCCGCGGGCTCACCCGTCCTCGTCGCCGCGCGGCTTCTCGCGGAGACAGTAGACCCCCATCAGCGTGAACACCGTGCCCCACTTGCCGACGAGGTGGTAGACGATCGCGATGACCCGGCGGACGCGGCCGCGACGCGGTCCGGAACGCACCTCTGTGCCGCGGCCCGGTTCTACTCCTTGCCGAGCACCAGATCGACCACCCAGCACCCCCGCACATGCGGGCCGGACCCGCGGCAGTGGTCGAGGGCGTCGGTGTCGTCGCACCCGGCGTCCTGAAGCGCGTCCGCCAGTATCGGCATCGCGGAAAAGTCGCGCGTCTCGTACATCTGACGCGCCAGCGCCGTCGCGGTGCCCGTGCGCCAGGACGGGGAGAAGACGACCGGGCGGAACGGGTTGCCGAACACATCGCGGATGAGGCGCCCCATCAGCAGGCCGTGGGCCGCCACGGCCGCTCGGTACTCCGCGCATTCGTACCAGTCCGGCTCGCGCTCGTGGCCCGCGCGCCCGGCCGCCCGCGCCCCCACCGCCATTTCGATGATCTGGGCGGAGTCGTGGGTTGCGGAGACGAGGTTCCGGGCGGCCGCCACCGCGTGCGTCGCGGCCCGGGTCGGCTGCTGCGCGTCGTACGCCAGCTCCACCTGTTCCCCTGCCGCATCCAGCGCGGCCGCCGCCTCCGGCTCCCCCGGCTCGTCCGCGTAGCGTTCGACGGCCGGTGCCATGCCGAGGGCACGCGGGTCCGTCAACAGGTCCGCGACCGACCGAAACAGGGCCACGATCAGCAGCAGCTCCTTTCGGTCCACTCTCCTCCGGTCGCGACGGGGCTTCGACCGCCACATTCCCCAGGCGTCGCGGGGCGGTTCCTGGAGCCATTCCTCCTCGGTGACCTCCGGGTCGAATTCGAGCACGGGCCGCTCCGCTGGTGAACGGCGACGGCGGCCGCGCCGGCCGACCGGTGCGCCGCCCGCCTCGCCGAAAGAAAACGCTCACGGCCCGGCCACACACGGGCGACCGGTGAGCAACGGGAAACAAGCTCCGTGGCCGGACCCGGTGCCGCGGCGGGGGCCGGCGCCTGGGGCGCTACCCGTCCACCCGCACGCCGCCCAGTTGCAGCGACGCCAGGAACGCGAGGAACTGCCCCCGCACCGGCTCGGGGAAGTCCGCTTCCCGCTCGCACGCCACCCGGATCGAGTAGCGGTCGAGGGTGCCGGACACGAACGCGCTCGGCCCGACCCGCAGCCGGAACTCGTACCGCGGGCCGAACTGCACCTCGTTGCGAGCCGCGCACAAAACCACCGGACTGTCGGGTCGGATGCCCAGGCCGGCCGCGGTGCGGGCCGTCCGCTCGCCGTGACCGGCCAAGCGGTCAGTGCCGTCGCACTCCAGGGCCGGACCGAATGCCTCACGTAACTCATGCAGGAGCGCAACCGGGCAGAAGCAGCCCACCAGCGGGCGTTCCGACCGAACGAACGCGCCCCACGACGTCACGCCATGTCCCCCGAGGGCCTTCTTTTGCCGACCGAATCCGCTCACCGGCCGCCCGCCGCGGCGCGGCGGCCCAACAACCTCTGTGCCGTGGCGGGGCCGGCACCCGTGATTTATATGGCCGCCTCGATGCGGAACCGCGAGCCACAGGCGAGCGCTTTGGTCAACCACTCGCGAAGGCCCGCGAGTTCCGAGACGAGGTCGGCCGACTCGCCCCCCGCTCCGCCCCGATCGACCGACAGGGCCGCCAGGAGGCCGTCAACGGTTCGCAACCCTTCGGCGGCGGGGAACCACTCGTCCCACCCGGCCAGGAAGAGGTCCAGGTCAAAAACGGCGCCGGCGGGATCCGGCTCCCGATGGTCCATGTACGCCGTCAGCGGCGTCACCCCGGCGCCCGTGGCCGCTTGGTCCAGATAATCGAGCTTCGAGGCCAGGAGCTTTCCGTCGGAGTGGAGCCTCACGTCCGGCAACCTCCTCACGCCGGGCAGCATTGGACTGAACGTCAGGTAGATGCCGACGGCCACCGCGGTGCCCTCTGTGTATCCGACCGAAACCGCTCACCGGCCCGGCCGCGCTCAGTAGCGCACACGCGCGATCGGTGAGTAACGGGAACAGGCTACGTGCCCGGACCCGGTGCCGCGTGGGGCTCGGCCCGAGCCACCGGTCGGGGGTGCCACGCACCGGCCCCCACGGTCGCCACCCGCCGAGCCGCGCCCAGAACGCCTCGGCCACCCGCCACTGGACCTCGTGCTCCAGGCCCGGCAGCCCCAACTCGCGATCCACGTGGTTGAACAGGCCGTCCGTGCCGACTTCGAGAACGACCCACTCGCCGGTCCGGCGGCGGAGCAGATCGGCGCACCCGAACGACTCCAAAAGCCCGGCCGCGGCCAGCGCGGCCCGCGCGGCCGCAACGGCGGGCCCGGGGGCCGCGCCGACTGCCTCATACCTCGCGCCGCGGGCGTGCGCGACCCAGGGCGACGGCGCGACCCCGTCGGGGAACCGGCGAACGACCCACCCGAACGACTGCCCACCGGCGACATAGGTGCGGTACACTTCGGGGCGGTCCAGCCGGACGAACTCCTGGACCACCAGCGGCAGCGGCCAGCTCTTGGGAAGCACCATGCCGGGGACGAGCCGGCGGTGCCCGGACGCGCCGCACCCGGTGGGGAACTTGAGGCACCACTCCCGGCCCGGGTCCTCGGCCGGCACCCGCTCGGCCTCGGCAAGGGAGCCGACCAGCCTCGTTTCCGGCGTCGGCACGCCGGCCGCCGCGAACGCCGCGGCCAGCAGCCGCTTATCGGCGGCAAGTTGCACCGCCCGGTACGGGATGAACAACTCGCCGCACGCGGCCGGGTCGAGGCCGTCCGCGAGCAACAGGTAGTTGAACTCGCGCGGGACCTCCGACACGTCGAGCCACAGCGACCGGCCGAGCTGTGCGGCGAGCCCGCCGAACGCCCACGCGCCGCCTCCGCCATTCAGGATGCAGCACGATCGCAACGCGGGACCCCTTAACTGTGGCCAAACGATGAAGCCCACCGGCCCGGCCGCGACTCCCGTCGCGCACGCGGACGCCGAGTGAGCAAAAGGAAGTAACTCAGGTGGCCGGGTCCGGTGCCGCGTCGGGCTCGGCCGCGCCGCCCGATCGCCGTGACATTCGCGACACTAACTCCGCTGCGCCCTGCTGAGCATCAGTGCCGGCCACTCCGGCGAGATCCGACCGACTCAGCCCCAGTGCCCCGAGCACCTCGGCCACCATCGGCGCGACCCCGAGCGCCCCGAGATCGGCCGCCTCGACGTACACGGTCGGCCCTCGCGCCCCTTGGTACCGGATGGCCAGCTCCAGCTCCTCCAGAAGGCACGCCCGACCGGACGGCATGCGGCAGCCGAATCCGCGGGCGGGACCGAGCCCGGGTTCGTCCCACATTCGGAGCGGCAGGTCGAGCCCCGCGGCGAGAGCCTCCACCCGAACCGCAAGTGCGGCCAGCGGCACACCGTGAGTGGCCCAAGTGAACGAGGTCAGCGGCTCCAAACGCATCGCGGTTCCGTGCGCCCCTCAAGTGCCGAACGATCCCGTTCACCGGCCGCGCACGCCGCGGCACCATCAGGAACCGACCGGCTCGACAGCGGTCCGGTGCGGCGCCGGGTCCGGCGCGCCCACCTCACCCCTGAGGGCGACCGAACGCCGGCGGCTCGACCTTGTCCATCCGCTCGTACCCGAGCACCTCGGCGAGCACCCGAACGACTCCGCGGCACTCGGCCCGGTGGGCGTCCGACGCGTACTCGACTTCGATGTCCTCCCCGCCGACGAGATAGAACTCCGCACACCCGGCCTCGTCCGCCACGATGATATGGGCCGTCCGCCCGAGCATGGACAGGTGGCTCTCGCGGATCACCCGCGGGGCGTTCAGGCGCCCCAGCTCATCGTACCCCCCGCGCACCCAGGTATCCCCCCGGTCCCGGTCGATGACCACCCGGCGAAAGGCCGGGGCGATCCGACGGACGGCCTCGGTCAAGTCGTGATGGTACCCGTCCGGGTGATACAGGTGGTCCGTCGCCGGTCTCATCCGTCCCCCACCTCTGTCGCCGAACGAAACCGCGCACCGGCCGCGCAGTCAGCGATCGGACCGGAATAACACCGCACGTGCAGCGGTCCGGTGCTGCGCGGGGTTCGGCTTCGCGGCCGCTGTTCGGAGCTACTCCGGGCCGGACCCCATATCCAAGTCGGCGCACAGGCGCGACTCGGTGGCAATGCGCTCCGCCCGGACGTTCAGGGCCTCCGACAGCACCGCCACGACGCGCTCCCAACCGTCCGCCGGCACCTCGGCACCGGCTCCCCGTAGCTTATCAGCAACCAGTTCCCACAACTGACCGGCCGTCAGTCCGACCCGCGCGCCTGTCGTCCATCCGGCGAAGTCGGCCGCAGTGAGCGGCATGCCGAACGCCCGCTCGACGCGAAATACTATGTCGAGCCAATCCACGCCCCACAGTTCCGGCAATTCCAGCCACTTTCGGCGGAGTTCGACCCAACACCAAAGCCCGGCGGCGAATTTGAGGACCGCCAACGCTCCGCAGGCCCAACCGAACGCCCACCGGAGCCATTCACCCATCCCCTGTGCCCTTCTGTGGCCGCGGCCGAAGCGACTCGGTCACCCGACAACGCGTGTATCGCGGTCCGGTGCCGCGCCCGGTTCGGCGTCTTGATCCGCAACCTCAGCAGACCAAGATCGTCAGCCCGGCCCTCTGCGCTGCGGCGACCGCGTACGCACGGGCGATGCCCTCGAAGGCCGTCGAGAAGTCGTCCCGGCCCTTCTTGTACTGAACCCACCCCGGCCGCGACTTCCGCAGACGGCCGATCACCTCTCCCGGCGGGAACGCCCGGATCGCGGCGACAATGGCCGCCACCGTCGGGGGGCTGACGAGGGCATAGTAAGTGCCGTCTCCCTCGTCCTCGGGTTGATCCGGCAACACCCCCAAGCACCACTCGATCGGCCGCTCCG from the Frigoriglobus tundricola genome contains:
- a CDS encoding serine/threonine-protein kinase — its product is MPGSDDPSLIIDTRPGSLLISAPGHLDATRPDSPPGAPLDFGPPAAAGEVGTLGPYRVVRELGRGGMGAVFQAVDTRLDRWLALKVMLPDLAASAEARGRFLREARLAARIDHDHVVTVYEADERNGVPYIAMQLLQGYPLDAFLATKAPPSLRHAVRIAREAALGLTAAHRLGVVHRDIKPANLWLEAPHGRVKVLDFGLARPDGADNDLTKSGAVIGTPAFMSPEQALGERVDHRTDLFSLGSVLYWLCTGQLPFRGAGVVAVLMALGTEDPVPVPALNPRVPAPLADLVHELLAKDPAGRPQTAAAVAARLQEILDQPTSLSSAVPAGASGGAAALRLAVRHRPVADPRPVGRLAAGRPRRRAGGRAERAPVDARRRHHAAGAARGAAGAGGAGAAGAGGAGVRPAAHGHFVRRRLEGAAGSGERRGARGETPRPAAAAAQNGGPRRGDRDAPPRVGGAAGGRERGRKPRLAAAEAGAGKEAGGVPLIGVGAVVLGAVLVAVALVVAGRPKAPDPVPPAAGDRTDRPDNRWAGPAPGGAGRPLAPDPDRAIAPDAVPPAGGRRDKEPTILGSIPPDPKFKTIGPPGALLVGLVARFEPFGDRDIVRAVRPIYRVNGREEFGPQFGADLSGAVTMRARDGYAVGGISGKAGLWCNGFALTYMRVTPDGGLDPGDSYEGEWGGFNGPGTVIRVTGAGVPVVGIVGKIVGPKTTALGLLFKGQEGWDPAASAPGPKLPARETIYGANSDPTFRDEAPPGGLLVGFDVWYGTWSNYDVIHGVRPIYRTAGEEASGQLHGRETGRGVRVLARPDYAVGALNVRAGTGLDAFTVTFMRVQGARLNPDDAYTSAKLGGPGGNSHPTLGGDGTPVTGIVGRKNRVNLSGLGLVFPTNK
- a CDS encoding ATP-grasp domain-containing protein; this encodes MRSCCILNGGGGAWAFGGLAAQLGRSLWLDVSEVPREFNYLLLADGLDPAACGELFIPYRAVQLAADKRLLAAAFAAAGVPTPETRLVGSLAEAERVPAEDPGREWCLKFPTGCGASGHRRLVPGMVLPKSWPLPLVVQEFVRLDRPEVYRTYVAGGQSFGWVVRRFPDGVAPSPWVAHARGARYEAVGAAPGPAVAAARAALAAAGLLESFGCADLLRRRTGEWVVLEVGTDGLFNHVDRELGLPGLEHEVQWRVAEAFWARLGGWRPWGPVRGTPDRWLGPSPTRHRVRARSLFPLLTDRACALLSAAGPVSGFGRIHRGHRGGRRHLPDVQSNAARREEVAGREAPLRRKAPGLEARLSGPSGHGRRGDAADGVHGPSGAGSRRRRF
- a CDS encoding DUF4240 domain-containing protein, encoding MAAWFWPLVESLGTDADVMASRFRAMPLQRLLAFRRQYDRARGKVNPIYRADFVIGARDCSEDHADDFAAWVVSRGRAFWGEVRRHPSKCWQFLGEFEPVEFEAMSRRPDFIAGSVFHERFGENIVSVLYHPEFVAKERQRAAEPGRAAPGAAPDPAT